The Rahnella aceris genome contains the following window.
AAGCAATGCGCTGTACACTTTGGTCACCGTGCGCTGGCTGAATTGATGGCAGAGGGCGGCATTGATAGCCTTATTACGCGCAATCACCATCAGCCCGGACGTGCCGAAATCCAGACGGTGAACCAGCGTACAGCCGGGAAATATCTTTACCAGCCGGTGATGTACGGAATCCAGATTTTGCGGATTTTTCCCCGAGAGGCTGAGCAGTCCGGTGGGTTTATTGATAAGCACCAGATGCTCGTCCTGATACAGCGTCTCGATCTGGCCATGGCACGGCGGGGCAATAAAAGTATCGATAATCGCAGACATCAGGATACCCGGATGAAGAGTGGGAGCGGATGATAACGAATTTTAAACCGGCTGGCGAATCGGTAAGGTTCGCCTGGGTGAGACAGGTTGCTGATGTTGTCTGTGTGGCTAATTTTAGTCTGCAATTCTCTGGTCAATAAACGAGATAATTCAAGTATCCAGATGGGGTTGCATCAGTTTCTCAAACCATGCATGAAAAACAGCCAGTCTCCGGGATCGCTGGCGGCGATGCGGATAGATCAGTGATACCGGCATAGACGCTGCCCGGTAATCTGGCAGGACCTCAGTCAGTTCCCCTGAATCCAGAAGATGCTGAACATCGAAGCGGGGGATTTGGATCAGCCCAAGGCCTGCAAGGCAGCAGGCGATATAACTTTCTGCATTGTTAACCCCAACCTGGTGGGGGACGCTGACACTGTGTATATGTCCGTCCTTTGACTGATACTGCCAGGGTAACTCTTTACCCGTTCTTGATGAAATATAACCGATGGCCAGATGCTCCCCGACGAGATCGTCCGGCTGGGAGGGCAGGCCATGTTCGCTCAGATATGCAGGGCTGGCGCAGTTGATCAGGGTTATGTGACCCAGGGAGCGTACGACTAAACTGCTGTCATGCAATACGCCCACACGGATAGCGCAATCCACGCCGTCCTGTACCAAATCGATAGCCCTGTCCGATGACCCCAGAACCAGCTGTAAATGGGGGTGGCACCGCAATAACTCTGGCAGGGCCGGGGCAATCAGGCGACGGGCAATGCGGCTGGGGACATCGATGGTCAGCTTCCCTGAGGCCTGGCGCTGGCTGAGCTGAAATGACTGGTCGATATCCTCTACTTCTGCCAGTAAAGGGCGCACCCGTTCGAGCAATTGCTCGCCGTCGGTAGTCAGCCGCACTGTGCGGGTGGTGCGGTGCAACAGCCTCACGCCCAGTTGCGATTCTAATTGCTGGATGGCGGCAGAAACGGAGGCTCGCGGCACAGAGAGTGCGCTGGCGGCCCGAACAAAGCTTCCCATTTCTGCGACCTGCGTGAATACGCGATATTGGTTGAACCTGTCCATCTTTAATATCTCGTTGTTATACCTGACAAAGGAAATTCGCTATTGCTCTTTGTCTGCGGCAGGGACGGGGATATTCCAGGGCCTTCAGCATATCACCCATCCTTTTTACAGTCCGATATTCAGATGTCATCGGTTATTTGGTGGTATAGCCGCCGTTGATCAGAATAGTCTGGCCGGTGATCCACCAGCCATCGCTCACCAGATGGCGAATGAAAGGCACCACGTCTTCAATATCGGTCAGGCCTGTTTTGCTGAAAGGAGAGAGTGCTGCTGCAGTTTTATGATATGCCACCGCGTCAGCGCCTTCAGCAGGATAAAAGAAAGGGGTATCCATCGGACCTGGTCCTACCGCCGTGACCGAAATACCGCGCGCGCCAAACTCTTTGGACGCTGCCCGTGTGTAATGCTCCACCGGGGCTTTCGTGCCTGCATACGCGGCGTAAAACGGGGTAAAGGCACCCAGAAGTGAGGTGACTACCGTGCAGATTTTACCGTTGTCGTTGAGATTTTTACCGGCTTCTTTGAGGAAAAAGAAAGCCGTTTTCGAGTTAACGGATGTCATCTCGTCGTATTCAGTTTCGCTTATTTCCGCCATGGGTTTTTTGAGGACTTTGCCCACGGTGTTGATAGCGATATCCGGCTTGCCAACGGCGGCGATGGTGTCAGCAAAGAGTTTTTCGACGGCTGCAGCGGTCGTCAAATCTGCCTGCAATGCCACCGCCCTGGCTCCGGCGGCTTCGATGGCGGCCAGCGTTTCATCAGCATCTGCTTTTGAGGAGGCGCTGTTGTAATGAATGGCGATGGCTTTCGCCCCCTGAGCGGCTAAATCGCGGGCGATCAAACCGCCGAGATTTTTAGCACCGCCTGCGATGATCACAACTTTGCCTTTAACAGAATGGTCTGCCATGGTGTGCTCCTTAGGTATTTGTCAGAAAGTTGAGTCTAGACATTAATCCCGTGAAAATAAGCACTCCAACGCTGAATAGACAATCCAGAAAATCAGTCTAATTCACTACCCGATAAGGTTCCTGAACGCTTTCTGCGGACAATTCTCAGGCCCGTTATATTTTCCATTCTTTTAAAAGCGGCTGATCATATTCATCTGCTTTTACTGTGGTTTTTTACTGATTCACGAAGGAGTAACGGACTTTCAACTGCCACAGTATTCTTATGACACTCACCGTTAATAATATGAAGCGCACTAAGGCGTCCTATCTCGTAATGGGGTAATTGCACGGTCGAGAGGGGGGGTAAGAATAGATCGCCAATACCCACCATATTATCGTAGCCAAGCACCGCAACATCATCAGGGATCCTTAAGCCCTGTGACAGCAGCGTCTGATAGACCATAAATGCAATACGATCGTTTCCACACACCACTGAATCGAATTGAGGTTTGCCCTGGTTAATATGGGCCAAAAGCATGTCGGGAATATCGTGATAATGCTCATCGCCATATTCCATGTAATGGTGGTCGAGCGTATCAGGAGCTATACCGGCTTGCGTGCATGCCTGCTCCAGCCCTTTGCGGCGTCTGACAGTCGCAAGATGGTTGGCAGGCAAATGTAAGCAGAGCGGGCGACGATAGCCTGCAGATAAAAGTGCCCGCACCGCAACATACTGTCCATGTTCATCATCGGGAATATAACTCGCTACCTGCTGATGCAGGCTTTCACAGTTGGCCAGCACACAGGGGAGGTTTAACAACTTTCCGGGCAGCGGTACCTGCCGCAATCCCATGGTGGTATAGATAATGCCATCCGGGCGATGTGAGAGAAGCAGATCAACGATTTTTTCCGGGCTGTCATCGGAAAACATGTTAACCACAAAGCTGTTCCAGCCATGCGCACGTGCGGTTTCTTCGATGGAGAGTGTGATTTCCACTGAAAAGGGGGTGGTCACAGTATCAAGTGCCAGCACACCGATGGTTTTTGCAATCGCGTGAGCGCCACGTATTTTTTTTGCCGATAAATCGGGCACGTAATTAGTGGCGTCGATAGCGGACTGTACGCGAGCCAGGGTCTCCGGCTTCAGGCGTTCCGGGGAGTTTAATGCCCTGGAAACCGTCATCAGCGACACGTTTGCCAGTTTTGCCACATCTTTCAGGGATGCCATTCTTCTCGCTCCAAACTTGTCACTACGCGACAGGCTATAAAACTAACTTGCTGATGTAAAAGGATCATACGTGATTTTGGACTGCGTGTGTCGTTTGCTGTAAACCCGAAAAGTTGATCATGATCTCACACTGATAATGTTAACGTTAACTTTTGTGATTAACATCTAGAATCGCCGTAAAACGGCATGCGTTTTATTTTATGTTAACGTTATCATTTGCGCTCCACCTCAGCATGAGATTGCCATGATGAAAACCCGTCATTCTCACAGTTATCTGATACTCAGCGCTTTATTGTTCTTTTTCTTTGTGACCTGGTCCTCTACAGGGTCGTTGCTCTCGATCTGGCTACATCAGGAAGTGGGTCTGAAAGCAGGGGACACCGGGATCATTTTTTCCGTGATGTCGCTTTCCACGCTGTTTGTGCAAATTTGTTATGGTTTTATTCAGGATAAACTCGGTCTGCGTAAGAACCTGCTCTGGTTTATCACGGCATTGTTGATCTTTTCCGGTCCGGCCTATCTGCTGTTTGGACATCTTCTGAAAATTAATGTCTTTCTGGGCAGTTTTTTTGGCGGGATCTATATCGGCCTGACCTTCAATGGCGGTATTGGTGTACTTGAATCCTACACCGAGCGTGTTGCCCGCCAGAGCCAGTTTGAATTCGGAAAAGCAAGAATGTGGGGATCGCTGGGTTGGGCTGTCGCCACGTTTTTCGCCGGGTTACTGTTTAATATCAACCCGAAACTGAACTTCGCGGTCGCCAGTTGTTCTGGTCTGATCTTCTTTATGCTTTTGATGCGGTTACGCGTCTCCTCGGCACCGCACGCGATGCAGGAAGCCGTGTCAGGCGGCAAAGTCACCCTTGAGGACGCATTACGCCTGCTGACCCTGCCGCGCTTCTGGGCTCTGGTATTCTTTGTGGTCGGCACCTGTATTTACGGCGTCTACGATCAGCAGTTCCCGGTCTATTTTTCCTCACAGTTCCCGACGCAACATGAAGGGAATGCCATGTACGGTTATCTTAATTCGTTTCAGGTGTTCCTGGAGGCCGCAGGCATGTTCTGTGCGCCGTGGCTGGTCAATCGTATCGGTGCCAAAAATGGTCTGATTTTCGCCGGAATGGTGATGGCGATGCGCATGGTCGCTTCCGGTTTAGTGGAAGGCCCGCTGCTTATCTCCATTACTAAGCTGCTGCATGCCGTCGAACTCCCGGTACTGTTAATCGCTATCTTCAAATACAACAGTCTTAACTTCGATAAACGACTCTCATCCACGCTCTATCTGGTGGGCTTTGCCTGTACGAGCTCAGTGATAGCCACCGTGTTGTCCCCCCTCGCCGGCTACAGCTACGAAAAATATGGATTTGCCCAGTCCTACCTGGTTATGGGGCTGATGGTGTTCTGTATCACCTTTATTTCTATTTTCTTGTTGCGCTCAGGTAAGCCTTCTAGGGATCCACAGATACCGCAACTTTCTACTATCTGATTGAAAAGAGAGAAAACGATGACGTATACAATTGCTCATGCTGAACAGGAACTTCAGGCTAAGCACGGGAGGGTAAATCTGCGCTGGTACCCGCGCTATCACCTGGCCGCGAGGGCTGGCTGGATTAACGATCCTAATGGCCTGATCTGGTTTGAGGGTTGGTATCACGCTTTTTATCAGCATCATCCGTATTCCACCCAGTGGGGACCGATGCACTGGGGACATGCGCGGAGCAAAGATTTGCTTCACTGGGAGCACTTGCCCGTTGCACTGGCCCCGGAAGGACCGGAAGACAAAGACGGCTGTTTTTCGGGTTCGGCGGTGGTGGATGGCGATACCCTGGCGCTGATTTACACCGGGCATAA
Protein-coding sequences here:
- a CDS encoding LysR family transcriptional regulator, with the translated sequence MDRFNQYRVFTQVAEMGSFVRAASALSVPRASVSAAIQQLESQLGVRLLHRTTRTVRLTTDGEQLLERVRPLLAEVEDIDQSFQLSQRQASGKLTIDVPSRIARRLIAPALPELLRCHPHLQLVLGSSDRAIDLVQDGVDCAIRVGVLHDSSLVVRSLGHITLINCASPAYLSEHGLPSQPDDLVGEHLAIGYISSRTGKELPWQYQSKDGHIHSVSVPHQVGVNNAESYIACCLAGLGLIQIPRFDVQHLLDSGELTEVLPDYRAASMPVSLIYPHRRQRSRRLAVFHAWFEKLMQPHLDT
- a CDS encoding SDR family oxidoreductase, with protein sequence MADHSVKGKVVIIAGGAKNLGGLIARDLAAQGAKAIAIHYNSASSKADADETLAAIEAAGARAVALQADLTTAAAVEKLFADTIAAVGKPDIAINTVGKVLKKPMAEISETEYDEMTSVNSKTAFFFLKEAGKNLNDNGKICTVVTSLLGAFTPFYAAYAGTKAPVEHYTRAASKEFGARGISVTAVGPGPMDTPFFYPAEGADAVAYHKTAAALSPFSKTGLTDIEDVVPFIRHLVSDGWWITGQTILINGGYTTK
- a CDS encoding LacI family DNA-binding transcriptional regulator — encoded protein: MASLKDVAKLANVSLMTVSRALNSPERLKPETLARVQSAIDATNYVPDLSAKKIRGAHAIAKTIGVLALDTVTTPFSVEITLSIEETARAHGWNSFVVNMFSDDSPEKIVDLLLSHRPDGIIYTTMGLRQVPLPGKLLNLPCVLANCESLHQQVASYIPDDEHGQYVAVRALLSAGYRRPLCLHLPANHLATVRRRKGLEQACTQAGIAPDTLDHHYMEYGDEHYHDIPDMLLAHINQGKPQFDSVVCGNDRIAFMVYQTLLSQGLRIPDDVAVLGYDNMVGIGDLFLPPLSTVQLPHYEIGRLSALHIINGECHKNTVAVESPLLLRESVKNHSKSR
- a CDS encoding MFS transporter — encoded protein: MMKTRHSHSYLILSALLFFFFVTWSSTGSLLSIWLHQEVGLKAGDTGIIFSVMSLSTLFVQICYGFIQDKLGLRKNLLWFITALLIFSGPAYLLFGHLLKINVFLGSFFGGIYIGLTFNGGIGVLESYTERVARQSQFEFGKARMWGSLGWAVATFFAGLLFNINPKLNFAVASCSGLIFFMLLMRLRVSSAPHAMQEAVSGGKVTLEDALRLLTLPRFWALVFFVVGTCIYGVYDQQFPVYFSSQFPTQHEGNAMYGYLNSFQVFLEAAGMFCAPWLVNRIGAKNGLIFAGMVMAMRMVASGLVEGPLLISITKLLHAVELPVLLIAIFKYNSLNFDKRLSSTLYLVGFACTSSVIATVLSPLAGYSYEKYGFAQSYLVMGLMVFCITFISIFLLRSGKPSRDPQIPQLSTI